A region of Vigna radiata var. radiata cultivar VC1973A chromosome 10, Vradiata_ver6, whole genome shotgun sequence DNA encodes the following proteins:
- the LOC106775405 gene encoding calmodulin-like protein 11 yields MKEALREEQIGEFLEAFCLFDKDGDGCINIEELGTAIRSLDENPTLEELQIMMSEVDTDGNGTIEFGEFLNLMARKMKESEAEEELKEAFRVFDKDQDGYISASELRSVMRTIGEKVTDEEVAQMVKEADLDGDGLVDYEEFVRMMLAA; encoded by the exons ATGAAGGAGGCCTTGAGGGAAGAACAGATTGGTGAGTTTTTGGAAGCCTTTTGTCTCTTTGACAAAGATGGAGATG GCTGCATAAACATCGAAGAATTAGGCACTGCGATTCGCTCACTCGATGAAAATCCAACGCTGGAGGAGTTGCAAATCATGATGAGTGAAGTGGATACAGACGGCAACGGAACCATAGAATTCGGGGAATTCTTGAATCTCATGGCCAGAAAAATGAAG GAAAGTGAAGCAGAAGAGGAACTGAAGGAAGCTTTCAGAGTGTTTGACAAAGATCAAGACGGTTATATATCAGCGAGTGAG TTGAGGTCTGTGATGAGGACCATTGGAGAGAAGGTGACAGACGAAGAAGTGGCACAGATGGTGAAAGAGGCTGATTTAGATGGTGACGGTCTCGTTGATTATGAGGAGTTTGTGAGAATGATGTTGGCTGCATAA